One genomic window of Halorhabdus sp. CBA1104 includes the following:
- a CDS encoding DsbA family protein, with product MEGRDDQITVYSDYVCPFCYLGRQSLEAYQETRDTALEIDWQPFDLRRHKRGPDGEIDHSIDDGKDEDYFEQARQNVARLKAEYGADEMLEFEELPEDLDSLDAQVASFYVKTEYPEQWLAFDEAIFEALWIDGKDIGDGDVLADIAAETGIDGDEIRTAVADEHLRDRLRKRFTEAQQAGVRGVPTFVYDEQGARGAVPPEQLERLVEGT from the coding sequence ATGGAAGGACGCGACGATCAAATCACGGTGTATTCGGATTACGTGTGTCCGTTTTGCTACTTGGGTCGACAGTCATTAGAGGCGTATCAGGAGACACGCGATACGGCCCTCGAAATCGACTGGCAGCCGTTCGATCTCCGGCGTCACAAGCGCGGTCCCGACGGTGAGATCGATCACTCGATCGACGATGGCAAAGACGAGGACTATTTCGAGCAGGCCCGACAGAACGTCGCCCGATTGAAAGCGGAGTACGGCGCAGACGAGATGCTCGAGTTCGAGGAGCTCCCCGAAGATTTGGATTCACTCGACGCCCAGGTTGCCTCGTTCTACGTGAAGACAGAATATCCCGAGCAGTGGCTCGCTTTCGACGAAGCGATCTTCGAAGCGCTCTGGATCGATGGGAAAGATATCGGTGACGGTGACGTACTGGCTGACATTGCAGCGGAGACGGGAATCGACGGAGACGAGATTCGAACAGCAGTCGCCGACGAACACCTTCGCGACCGGCTGCGGAAACGATTCACCGAAGCCCAGCAAGCCGGTGTGAGAGGAGTCCCGACGTTCGTCTACGACGAGCAGGGGGCTCGGGGTGCAGTCCCGCCCGAACAACTCGAACGACTCGTCGAAGGAACGTAA
- the leuS gene encoding leucine--tRNA ligase, translated as MPAEHDQRERGFDHTQIEPAWQEAWDEADVFRIPDDAEDPAYVLAMFPYTSGNLHMGHVRNYTITDAFARFERMRGEDVLHPMGWDSFGLPAENAAEQRDTNPRDWTLDCMDSMREQLTRMGFGYDWEREVATCDPDYYRWNQWLFQRFQEAGLVERQAAELNWCPSCETVLADEQVEGEAELCWRCDTPIDHREMDQWFLTITDYAEELLSGLDDLEGWPNNVREMQRNWIGKQEGASVAFEIDGYGAVDIFTTRLDTIYGATYFSLAPGHPVAQEIAESNDEVAEYIEMAEQADEDDLDVTSGVFTGEYAINPATGAEIPVYVADYVLTDVGTGALYAVPGHDDRDHEFATAHDIPIQQVVEPVEAAEADPEAIDVQEAAYTEDGVLINSGEFDGLESEEARDRFVAEFDGEHRTEYNLRDWGISRQRYWGTPIPMVWCDDCGAVPVPEEDLPVELPEFVHTTGNPLDATEDWKHVACPDCGGDAVRETDTMDTFIGSSWYFLRYVSPGLEDAPFDTERATEWMPVDQYVGGIEHAVMHLLYARFFTKVLDDIDLLDGVREPFENLTNQGMVLGEDGLKMSKSRDNGVSPQRIIDEYGADTARLFIMEAAQPEKEFAWSGEGVRSAHDFLQSLYELASAYSSGAVETTTTGDGDIAAYVAREIEATAASATDEYEDFRFNHALQAVRELVSLLRRYREVTAVDPETFEDGLITATKLLAPVAPHVGEEIWAELGNDGLLAEADWPDAQAPEGYDLEGRLIEGTREDVRDIVETVGIEDPAAITLAVAPAWKHDVADIAREADNVVPAVMQNEDLQQHGEAAADFAKDLAARGHVETFLSPEREQAALERAAWLIEREFEASVTVLAAEDAPDDLAGAAEPGRPAIDIAE; from the coding sequence ATGCCAGCAGAGCACGACCAGCGAGAACGTGGGTTCGACCACACTCAGATCGAACCCGCCTGGCAGGAAGCGTGGGACGAGGCGGACGTGTTCCGCATCCCCGACGACGCCGAGGACCCGGCGTACGTCCTGGCGATGTTCCCCTACACGTCGGGGAATCTCCACATGGGCCACGTCCGGAATTACACGATTACCGACGCCTTCGCCCGCTTCGAGCGGATGCGCGGCGAAGACGTCCTCCATCCGATGGGGTGGGACTCGTTTGGCCTGCCCGCAGAGAACGCCGCCGAGCAACGAGACACCAATCCGCGAGATTGGACCCTCGATTGCATGGACTCGATGCGTGAACAACTCACACGCATGGGCTTTGGCTACGATTGGGAGCGAGAAGTCGCCACCTGCGACCCTGACTACTACCGCTGGAACCAGTGGCTCTTCCAGCGCTTCCAGGAGGCAGGGCTGGTCGAACGCCAGGCCGCCGAACTGAACTGGTGTCCCTCCTGTGAGACTGTCCTCGCCGACGAGCAAGTCGAAGGCGAGGCAGAGCTGTGCTGGCGGTGTGACACGCCGATCGACCACCGCGAGATGGACCAGTGGTTCCTGACGATCACTGACTACGCCGAGGAACTACTCTCTGGCCTGGACGACCTTGAGGGCTGGCCGAACAACGTCCGGGAGATGCAGCGCAACTGGATCGGCAAGCAGGAGGGCGCAAGCGTCGCCTTCGAAATCGACGGCTACGGCGCGGTGGATATCTTCACGACGCGACTCGACACGATCTACGGCGCAACTTACTTCTCGTTGGCGCCTGGTCACCCCGTCGCCCAGGAAATCGCCGAATCCAACGACGAGGTTGCCGAGTACATCGAGATGGCCGAGCAGGCCGACGAGGACGACCTCGACGTCACCTCGGGCGTGTTCACGGGCGAATACGCGATCAACCCCGCCACGGGCGCGGAGATTCCGGTCTACGTCGCCGACTACGTGCTGACGGACGTCGGGACGGGTGCGCTCTATGCCGTCCCCGGCCACGACGACCGCGACCACGAGTTCGCGACGGCCCACGACATCCCGATCCAGCAGGTCGTCGAACCAGTCGAGGCTGCCGAGGCTGATCCCGAGGCTATCGACGTTCAGGAAGCGGCCTACACCGAGGACGGCGTGCTGATAAACAGCGGCGAGTTCGATGGACTGGAAAGTGAGGAGGCCCGCGACCGGTTCGTCGCCGAGTTCGACGGCGAGCACCGAACCGAGTACAACCTGCGAGACTGGGGCATCTCCCGGCAGCGCTACTGGGGCACGCCGATCCCGATGGTGTGGTGTGATGACTGTGGCGCGGTACCTGTCCCAGAAGAGGACCTCCCGGTCGAACTCCCGGAGTTCGTCCACACGACCGGCAACCCACTCGACGCCACAGAGGACTGGAAGCACGTCGCGTGTCCCGACTGTGGGGGAGATGCCGTCCGGGAGACCGACACGATGGACACCTTCATCGGGTCGTCGTGGTACTTCCTGCGATACGTTTCGCCGGGCTTGGAGGATGCCCCCTTCGACACCGAGCGTGCCACAGAGTGGATGCCCGTCGATCAGTACGTCGGCGGGATCGAACACGCCGTGATGCACTTGCTGTACGCCCGCTTTTTCACGAAGGTCCTCGACGATATCGACCTGCTCGATGGCGTCCGCGAACCGTTCGAGAACCTGACCAACCAGGGGATGGTGCTGGGCGAAGACGGCCTCAAGATGTCCAAAAGCCGCGACAATGGTGTCTCCCCCCAGCGGATCATCGACGAGTACGGGGCCGACACGGCTCGGCTGTTCATCATGGAGGCCGCCCAGCCCGAGAAGGAGTTCGCCTGGAGCGGGGAGGGCGTTCGCTCGGCCCATGACTTCCTGCAGAGCCTCTACGAACTCGCCAGTGCGTATTCGAGCGGGGCTGTCGAGACGACCACCACAGGCGACGGCGATATCGCCGCGTACGTCGCCCGCGAGATCGAGGCGACGGCCGCAAGCGCCACGGACGAATACGAAGACTTCCGGTTCAACCACGCTCTACAGGCGGTCCGGGAACTCGTCTCGCTGCTCCGGCGCTACCGGGAGGTCACGGCCGTCGATCCCGAGACCTTCGAGGACGGACTGATCACGGCGACGAAGTTGCTCGCGCCGGTCGCCCCGCACGTCGGCGAGGAGATCTGGGCCGAACTCGGCAACGATGGGCTGCTCGCCGAAGCCGACTGGCCGGATGCCCAAGCGCCCGAAGGCTACGACCTCGAAGGCCGCCTCATCGAGGGCACTCGCGAGGACGTTCGAGATATCGTCGAGACGGTCGGAATCGAGGATCCCGCGGCGATCACCCTCGCCGTCGCGCCCGCGTGGAAACACGACGTGGCGGACATCGCTCGCGAGGCCGACAACGTGGTGCCGGCGGTCATGCAAAACGAGGACCTCCAGCAACACGGCGAGGCTGCAGCGGACTTCGCGAAGGACCTGGCGGCTCGCGGCCACGTCGAAACGTTCCTCTCCCCCGAGCGCGAGCAGGCGGCACTCGAACGGGCCGCCTGGCTGATCGAACGCGAATTCGAGGCTAGCGTGACGGTGCTGGCTGCCGAAGATGCGCCCGACGACCTCGCCGGGGCGGCCGAACCCGGTCGGCCGGCGATCGACATCGCTGAATAA
- a CDS encoding ornithine cyclodeaminase family protein produces METVLLGPEAVKSVIEIGDVVDAVEAAFVAEASGNAQMPAKSYVDLPQYGGDFRSMPAYLDTGEFEGAAVKWVNVHPDNPADHDLPTVMGTIVYTDPETGFPLAILDGTTITRLRTGAAAAVATKYLAREDASSLGLVGAGQQAYTQLAAIATVRDIETVIVADTDRAAVEAFLDRFGDRFDVREGTIDEAAACDVVSTITPVRDPIVMAVGERTHVNAMGADAAGKHEIADAVLEDARLVIDDYEQCVHSGELNVPYSEGVLTDDDIGAELGAVVAGEVPGRTEATGVTVFDSTGLAIQDVAASHVAYESAQAAGLGEDYRLVDTTS; encoded by the coding sequence ATGGAGACGGTCCTGCTCGGCCCCGAAGCAGTGAAGAGTGTAATCGAGATCGGCGACGTGGTCGACGCCGTCGAGGCGGCCTTCGTCGCCGAGGCCAGCGGGAACGCCCAGATGCCCGCCAAATCCTACGTCGATCTACCCCAGTATGGCGGGGACTTCCGATCGATGCCGGCCTATCTGGATACGGGCGAGTTCGAGGGGGCGGCCGTCAAGTGGGTCAACGTCCACCCCGACAACCCCGCCGACCACGACCTGCCGACGGTCATGGGGACGATCGTCTACACCGACCCCGAGACCGGATTCCCGCTGGCGATCCTGGATGGGACGACGATCACGCGCTTGCGGACCGGCGCAGCAGCGGCCGTCGCCACGAAGTACCTCGCTCGCGAGGACGCGTCGTCGCTCGGCCTCGTCGGTGCGGGACAACAGGCATACACGCAACTCGCGGCCATCGCGACAGTCAGAGACATCGAGACCGTGATCGTCGCCGACACCGATCGCGCTGCCGTCGAGGCGTTTCTGGATCGGTTTGGGGATCGCTTCGACGTGCGCGAGGGGACGATCGACGAAGCGGCCGCCTGCGACGTGGTGTCGACGATCACGCCCGTCAGGGACCCGATCGTCATGGCAGTCGGCGAGCGGACCCACGTCAACGCCATGGGGGCCGACGCAGCCGGAAAACACGAGATCGCCGACGCCGTCCTCGAAGACGCCCGGCTCGTCATCGACGATTACGAGCAGTGTGTTCACTCCGGGGAACTCAACGTCCCCTACAGCGAGGGCGTCCTGACCGACGACGACATTGGGGCCGAACTCGGGGCCGTCGTCGCCGGGGAAGTTCCCGGCCGGACGGAAGCCACCGGCGTGACCGTCTTCGACTCGACCGGGCTTGCAATCCAGGACGTCGCAGCGAGCCACGTGGCCTACGAGAGTGCACAGGCCGCGGGGCTCGGCGAGGACTATCGGTTGGTCGACACCACGTCCTGA
- a CDS encoding dicarboxylate/amino acid:cation symporter encodes MVTVGSRLWSQYRSVPLIWRIFVAFVVGSAAGIAFGERMAVVQPVGELFLRLLNMLVIPIIVFTLLTGIRQLSPAKLGKIGGATVALYAVTTTFAGVIGLVVANVLQPGKGVEFVSGEAQSQAPPSLMEVILGIVPNNPVAALAEGNLLATVFFVIVFGIALTYVRSQQAQFADAVDSVFEAFEVGAEAMFVIVRGVLEFGVLGIFALMASGIGTEGIGVFTSLGELVLAIAIAIVVHIVFTYLIVLMGVVVDVSPIAFLSGAKDAMVTAFATRSSTGTLPVTMRNAEEDLRIGERIYSFTLPVGATANMDGAAIRQAITVMFAANAVGQPLAVPEQVFVLLVAVLISIGTAGVPGAGIVMLTVILTQVGLPLEVVGFVAGVDPILGRIATMNNVTGDLAVSTVVGKWNDALDLDEGVWATDLRGGTSGLAGDD; translated from the coding sequence ATGGTAACTGTCGGGAGTCGCTTGTGGAGTCAATATCGGTCGGTTCCACTCATCTGGCGTATCTTCGTCGCCTTCGTGGTGGGATCGGCCGCTGGCATTGCATTCGGCGAACGGATGGCCGTCGTACAGCCGGTAGGCGAGCTCTTTCTTCGGCTGCTCAATATGTTGGTCATCCCGATTATCGTCTTCACACTCCTCACCGGGATTCGACAACTCTCGCCGGCGAAACTCGGGAAGATCGGTGGAGCGACAGTCGCCCTCTACGCCGTGACGACAACGTTTGCGGGAGTCATCGGTCTCGTCGTTGCGAACGTACTCCAACCTGGGAAAGGAGTCGAGTTTGTCAGTGGCGAGGCCCAATCACAGGCACCACCGTCGTTGATGGAGGTGATTCTCGGTATCGTCCCGAACAATCCCGTCGCGGCACTTGCCGAAGGGAACTTGCTCGCGACGGTGTTTTTCGTCATCGTCTTTGGCATCGCACTGACCTACGTCCGCTCACAACAAGCACAGTTCGCAGACGCTGTTGATTCGGTGTTCGAAGCGTTCGAAGTCGGTGCCGAGGCGATGTTCGTGATCGTTCGAGGCGTCCTCGAATTCGGTGTCCTCGGCATCTTCGCGTTGATGGCGTCCGGCATCGGGACCGAGGGCATCGGCGTGTTCACCTCGCTTGGTGAACTCGTGTTGGCGATCGCGATCGCGATCGTCGTACACATCGTCTTTACCTACCTGATCGTTCTCATGGGTGTGGTTGTCGACGTGTCCCCGATCGCGTTCCTCAGCGGGGCAAAAGATGCGATGGTGACGGCGTTCGCGACACGTTCGTCGACCGGAACGCTCCCGGTCACGATGCGCAACGCCGAAGAGGATCTTCGCATCGGCGAGCGCATCTATTCGTTCACGCTCCCGGTGGGGGCGACGGCGAACATGGACGGCGCTGCGATCCGGCAGGCGATCACGGTCATGTTCGCCGCGAACGCCGTTGGACAGCCACTCGCGGTGCCCGAGCAAGTGTTCGTGTTGCTCGTTGCTGTCCTCATCAGTATTGGAACCGCAGGCGTCCCAGGGGCTGGGATCGTCATGCTCACGGTGATTCTCACGCAGGTCGGGCTCCCACTCGAGGTCGTTGGGTTCGTCGCCGGCGTCGATCCCATCCTCGGACGGATTGCGACCATGAACAACGTCACCGGTGACCTCGCTGTGTCGACGGTCGTCGGAAAGTGGAACGACGCACTCGATCTCGACGAAGGCGTGTGGGCAACGGACCTGAGGGGCGGTACCAGCGGGCTTGCAGGCGACGATTAG
- a CDS encoding CopG family transcriptional regulator codes for MREGPSNNNGQQNKTISFRVSEEKFETLREIAEERDLSLSAVFRDYVDKLVDHNGQIEVVPEHELNGGEESDDDSFPPKVEVPKAFIREHERLELEADHLREQLEEYKRYVTNLRDELDGDEEEVIMLEELDAGEEEDSESAYRIGEFEEP; via the coding sequence GTGCGCGAGGGACCGTCCAACAACAATGGGCAACAAAACAAGACGATCTCTTTTCGGGTCAGCGAAGAGAAATTCGAGACCCTCAGGGAGATCGCCGAGGAGCGTGATCTCTCGTTGTCGGCGGTCTTCCGTGATTACGTCGACAAGCTCGTCGACCACAACGGGCAAATCGAGGTCGTCCCCGAGCACGAACTCAACGGCGGCGAGGAGAGCGACGACGATTCGTTCCCACCGAAAGTCGAGGTGCCAAAGGCCTTCATTCGCGAACACGAGCGCCTCGAACTCGAAGCCGACCACCTCCGGGAACAGTTAGAGGAGTACAAACGCTACGTGACGAATCTCCGAGACGAACTCGATGGCGACGAGGAAGAGGTCATCATGCTCGAAGAGTTAGATGCTGGCGAGGAGGAAGACAGCGAGTCGGCCTATCGGATCGGCGAGTTCGAAGAGCCCTAG
- a CDS encoding DUF5814 domain-containing protein, producing the protein MAITDKVYVKNHRQLVSQLEQSFPKSAFAGATLDVLFRGENLANLDDATQDRVMDFAEDFMDCDCESAPHCGHPQEKFAHYLLELRANGLGPDAIVDVMGDDYMLYAYPGDVLSFLDNSVRTLEAIESLADVDGEGDVAREAQHRREQLL; encoded by the coding sequence GTGGCGATCACCGACAAAGTGTACGTCAAGAACCACCGCCAGCTGGTCTCCCAGCTGGAACAGTCGTTTCCCAAGAGTGCCTTCGCCGGTGCGACCCTGGACGTGCTCTTTCGCGGGGAGAATCTGGCGAATCTGGACGACGCAACCCAGGATCGAGTCATGGACTTCGCCGAGGATTTCATGGACTGTGACTGTGAGTCGGCACCGCACTGTGGCCACCCGCAGGAGAAGTTCGCCCACTATCTGCTCGAACTGCGTGCCAACGGGCTCGGCCCCGACGCCATCGTCGACGTGATGGGCGACGATTACATGCTGTATGCCTATCCCGGCGATGTGCTCTCCTTTCTCGACAATTCGGTCCGGACGCTAGAAGCGATCGAATCACTGGCAGACGTCGACGGCGAAGGAGACGTCGCGCGAGAGGCACAGCACAGACGCGAACAGTTGCTGTAG
- a CDS encoding SDR family oxidoreductase: MDLELSGNVALCTAATSGLGLASAQSLAAEGTNVVVCGRTESRLETARERLQAAGPGDVHAIEADITEPDHATALVEETVETFGGLDHVVTSAGGPPSGSFMDTPVEAWHDAYELLVMSVVRLTRAAYPYLQESAAGTIVNITSRSVREVIDDLVLSNAVRRAVIGLMQTQAREFAPDVRVNAVLPGAHETARIEELIDDAVDRGEYDSYEAGYADWAQDVPMERIGEPRELGDVVAFVSSPRASFVTGTAVPVDGGSIRE, from the coding sequence ATGGATCTCGAGCTATCGGGCAACGTTGCGCTCTGTACCGCAGCCACCAGCGGCCTGGGTCTCGCCAGTGCCCAATCCCTCGCCGCCGAAGGCACGAACGTCGTCGTCTGTGGCCGGACCGAATCCCGACTGGAAACGGCCCGCGAGCGACTCCAAGCGGCGGGACCGGGCGACGTTCACGCCATCGAGGCCGATATCACCGAGCCCGATCACGCGACAGCCTTGGTCGAGGAAACAGTCGAGACGTTCGGCGGCTTAGATCACGTGGTGACCAGCGCCGGTGGCCCGCCCAGCGGCTCGTTCATGGACACCCCGGTCGAAGCGTGGCACGATGCCTACGAACTCCTCGTTATGAGCGTCGTCCGCCTGACCCGCGCAGCGTATCCATACCTCCAGGAAAGTGCGGCGGGAACGATCGTCAACATCACGTCCCGGTCGGTCAGGGAAGTCATCGACGACCTCGTGCTCTCGAATGCGGTCCGACGTGCTGTCATCGGCCTGATGCAGACCCAGGCGCGGGAGTTCGCCCCTGACGTGCGGGTCAATGCCGTCTTGCCAGGCGCACACGAGACGGCCCGGATCGAGGAACTGATCGACGATGCGGTCGATCGTGGGGAGTACGACAGTTACGAGGCGGGCTACGCGGACTGGGCTCAGGACGTCCCGATGGAACGTATCGGTGAGCCACGGGAGCTTGGCGATGTCGTCGCGTTCGTATCTAGCCCCCGGGCGAGTTTCGTGACGGGCACGGCCGTTCCCGTCGATGGCGGGTCGATCAGGGAGTGA
- a CDS encoding class I SAM-dependent methyltransferase, whose translation MPSTRGDLGDALTFADDDDFDGIVSSLALGYVERWKTPLSEFARLLESGGFLVFSVMHPLDTFQADESSTYYAVEEQTHEWAVDVPYDRRPFEAIIDPLLEAGFRLDAVCEPQPTAAFEERRPERYETESNEPVFLCVKATRL comes from the coding sequence ATGCCCTCGACGCGTGGGGACCTCGGCGACGCACTCACGTTTGCGGACGACGACGACTTCGACGGTATCGTTAGCTCCCTCGCACTCGGCTACGTCGAACGGTGGAAAACCCCACTCTCGGAGTTTGCACGGCTCCTCGAATCCGGTGGCTTTCTCGTCTTCTCCGTGATGCATCCGCTGGACACCTTCCAGGCGGACGAGTCATCGACGTACTACGCGGTCGAAGAACAGACCCACGAGTGGGCCGTGGACGTTCCGTACGACAGACGGCCGTTCGAAGCGATCATCGACCCACTGTTGGAGGCCGGATTTCGGCTGGATGCAGTCTGCGAACCACAGCCGACCGCAGCCTTCGAAGAACGGCGGCCGGAGCGCTACGAAACCGAATCCAACGAACCAGTGTTCCTCTGCGTGAAGGCCACCCGTCTGTGA
- a CDS encoding replication factor A (Replication protein A protects and stabilize the intermediate ssDNA that is generated by the unwinding action of a DNA helicase at the replication fork. In addition, SSBs prevent the formation of secondary structures by single-stranded template DNA.), which produces MTDLHTHAEEIHEQFADQLDVSIDDIEERLETLVEEYQVPISEARRSVTNSYLDEADLEREDIRSGDGGNETVQAADVDAPEEWVDMTAKVVELWDPRSDAVAQVGLLGDGTGTIKFTKWSKSDLPELDEGKTYHLRNVVTDEYQGRFSVKLNRTTVIEEADEDIEVGDDSLEVEGALVDVQSGSGLIKRCPDDDCTRVLQNGRCSEHGEVEGEFDLRIKGVLDDGDDVTEVIFDQEATENLTGITLAEAKDMAMDALDTSVVADEMREKILGRYYRVQGPTFGRYLLADDVAQLDDAVDPEAALIKARSI; this is translated from the coding sequence ATGACGGATTTGCATACCCACGCGGAAGAGATACACGAGCAGTTTGCCGACCAGCTCGACGTTTCGATCGACGACATCGAGGAACGCCTCGAGACGCTGGTCGAGGAGTACCAGGTTCCGATCAGTGAGGCCCGCCGGAGTGTCACCAACTCCTATCTCGACGAGGCTGACCTGGAGCGCGAGGACATTCGCAGCGGCGATGGGGGCAACGAAACTGTCCAGGCCGCCGACGTCGACGCACCTGAAGAGTGGGTGGACATGACTGCGAAAGTCGTCGAGCTCTGGGACCCACGGAGCGACGCTGTCGCCCAGGTCGGTCTGCTTGGTGACGGGACGGGGACGATCAAGTTCACCAAGTGGTCGAAGTCAGATCTGCCCGAACTCGACGAGGGCAAGACGTACCACCTCCGGAACGTCGTCACCGACGAGTACCAGGGTCGATTCTCGGTGAAGCTCAACCGGACGACCGTCATCGAGGAGGCCGACGAGGACATCGAGGTCGGCGACGATTCCCTGGAAGTCGAGGGGGCCTTGGTCGACGTCCAGAGTGGCAGTGGGCTGATCAAGCGCTGTCCAGACGACGACTGTACGCGCGTCCTCCAGAACGGCCGCTGTTCAGAACACGGTGAAGTCGAAGGCGAGTTCGACCTGCGGATCAAGGGCGTCCTGGACGATGGCGACGACGTTACCGAGGTCATTTTCGATCAGGAAGCCACCGAGAATCTGACCGGGATCACCTTAGCGGAGGCCAAAGACATGGCGATGGATGCACTGGACACGAGTGTCGTCGCCGACGAGATGCGCGAGAAGATTCTCGGGCGCTACTATCGCGTCCAGGGGCCGACCTTCGGTCGGTACTTGCTGGCCGACGACGTAGCGCAACTCGACGATGCCGTCGATCCTGAAGCGGCCCTCATCAAAGCGAGGTCGATATAA
- a CDS encoding TRAM domain-containing protein, translating into MPDCPLADDCPEFTERIEGMGCTHYGDRGGAEWCNHYNQPISDLQSQPVKPGEEVVVTVEDIHESGAGVGRTEDGFILLIDGVLPEAKARVKVTTVHSNHARAEELERLPMDDEQPQADPADTDEPVDEEPDDDRDGPDRPELGSRDNFWGS; encoded by the coding sequence ATGCCGGACTGTCCACTCGCCGACGATTGCCCCGAATTTACCGAGCGGATCGAGGGGATGGGGTGTACCCACTATGGCGACCGTGGGGGCGCCGAGTGGTGCAACCACTACAACCAGCCGATCTCGGATCTGCAGTCACAGCCAGTCAAGCCGGGCGAGGAAGTCGTGGTGACCGTCGAAGACATTCACGAGAGCGGGGCCGGCGTCGGCCGCACTGAGGACGGATTCATCCTGCTGATCGATGGCGTCCTGCCGGAAGCAAAGGCCCGTGTCAAGGTGACGACCGTCCACTCCAATCACGCCCGTGCAGAGGAACTCGAACGCCTGCCGATGGACGACGAACAACCGCAAGCGGACCCAGCGGACACCGACGAGCCCGTCGACGAGGAGCCAGACGACGATCGTGACGGCCCGGATCGGCCCGAACTCGGCAGCCGTGACAACTTCTGGGGCAGCTAA
- a CDS encoding RPA family protein, translating into MAATPTREVAQRVFAGEFNDATYTFKESDDDRAPVYVLLPTGERANRVFIVGTLTETEDVGEDSEYWQGRVVDPNGDTFFVYAGQYQPDAASMLRELEAPAYVAIVGKPRTYETDDGEVNVSVRPESITPVDEGTRDRWVVETAERTLERVTQYREADPSQEEFAPDEYVRMAHEEYEPAIENYRRLVVDALESLDEETETET; encoded by the coding sequence ATGGCTGCAACACCGACCCGAGAGGTTGCCCAGCGTGTCTTTGCCGGCGAGTTCAACGACGCAACCTACACGTTCAAGGAGAGTGACGACGACCGCGCGCCGGTGTACGTCCTCCTCCCGACCGGCGAGCGTGCCAATCGTGTGTTCATCGTCGGCACGCTCACCGAGACCGAGGACGTCGGCGAGGATAGTGAATACTGGCAGGGGCGGGTCGTCGATCCCAACGGCGACACGTTCTTCGTCTATGCCGGGCAGTACCAGCCCGACGCGGCCTCGATGTTGCGGGAACTGGAGGCGCCCGCCTACGTCGCCATCGTGGGCAAACCCCGCACCTACGAGACCGACGACGGCGAGGTAAACGTCTCCGTTCGCCCCGAGTCGATCACGCCGGTCGACGAGGGAACCCGCGACCGGTGGGTCGTCGAGACGGCCGAGCGGACCCTCGAACGCGTCACCCAGTATCGCGAGGCCGACCCTTCCCAAGAAGAGTTCGCGCCCGACGAGTACGTTCGCATGGCCCACGAAGAGTACGAACCGGCCATCGAGAACTATCGCCGACTCGTCGTCGATGCCCTCGAAAGTCTCGACGAGGAGACCGAGACAGAGACCTAA